A single window of Anopheles moucheti chromosome 2, idAnoMoucSN_F20_07, whole genome shotgun sequence DNA harbors:
- the LOC128297121 gene encoding ATPase WRNIP1-like, producing the protein MAHGDGGDDVQPSTSMPKTVCPVCDKWFPLVGIEQHVEDCLSLTEEAESTRSVTPSTEEQQRPVDGAAQLSKRNFSIFERSPKPAKRPRIEEAPVVVSSANRQDNDVMCINLDPDEDEAIEQNDKSAKVSQKKAQKEFSKQPLAEVMRPSKIEDYVGQDAIVGQNAILRKLLDRSNIPSLILWGPPGCGKTTLANIIANRCKLDSSTLRFVKLSATMAGVAEVKEVVKVAKNDSKYNRRTLLFMDEIHRFNKLQQDIFLPHVESGTITLIGATTENPSFSLNSALLSRCRVIVLEKHSVESMMKILVRALPQYEAVMVPESVNNNEDKLPDFSNLAFIPRTIIHEETVRWLAETCDGDARIGLNSLQLALSGAASTTDSIYESLNTVTLQDVREGIKKSHLLYDRKGDQHYDIISALHKSIRGSDDNAALYWATRMIASGEDPRYICRRMIRMASEDIGLADTNALQVATATLAAVQSVGMPEADCIIAHCAVYLARAPKSREVYEAYKRCRASIDEWKGPMPGVPLHLRNAPTKLMRNLQYGVGYNMLHKDQSGLTYMPEGMEDEHYFSD; encoded by the exons ATGGCACACGGGGATGGTGGCGATGATGTACAACCTTCCACCAGCATGCCGAAAACGGTGTGTCCGGTGTGCGATAAATGGTTTCCGCTTGTCGGAATTGAGCAGCACGTAGAAGATTGCCTGAGTCTGACCGAGGAAGCGGAAAGCACACGATCAGTAACACCTTCCACGGAAGAACAACAGCGACCAGTTGACGGCGCAGCACAATTGTCGAAGCGAAACTTTAGCATCTTTGAACGAAGTCCAAAGCCAGCCAAACGTCCACGCATCGAGGAAGCACCGGTCGTTGTGTCCAGTGCTAACCGGCAGGATAACGACGTAATGTGCATTAATTTGGATCCTGACGAGGACGAAGCGATTGAGCAGAATGACAAATCTGCAAAGGTTTCGCAGAAAAAGGCACAAAAAGAATTTTCCAAACAACCGCTCGCGGAAGTCATGCGTCCGTCGAAAATCGAAGATTATGTCGGACAGGATGCAATTGTCGGACAAAACGCGATCCTGCGCAAGCTACTCGATAGAAGTAACATTCCGAGCTTGATTCTGTGGGGACCACCGGGTTGTGGAAAAACGACACTCGCCAACATTATTGCCAATCGCTGCAAGCTCGATTCATCCACGCTGCGGTTCGTGAAGCTGTCCGCCACGATGGCCGGGGTGGCGGAAGTGAAGGAGGTGGTTAAGGTCGCTAAAAACGACAGCAAATACAACCGCCGTACATTGCTGTTCATGGATGAGATACATCGGTTTAACAAGCTGCAGCAGGATATCTTTCTGCCACACGTAGAATCTGGCACAATAACGCTGATCGGTGCTACTACGGAGAACCCATCGTTCAGTCTTAACTCTGCCCTGCTCAGTCGGTGCCGGGTGATTGTGCTGGAGAAGCATTCGGTGGAGAGCATGATGAAAATACTCGTGCGTGCGCTGCCACAATACGAAGCGGTTATGGTACCGGAAAGCGTTAACAATAATGAGGATAAGTTACCCGATTTCAGCAATTTGGCGTTCATTCCACG CACGATTATCCACGAGGAAACCGTTCGCTGGCTCGCGGAAACCTGCGACGGAGATGCACGCATCGGGCTGAACAGTTTGCAGCTAGCCTTATCCGGTGCCGCATCTACAACAGACAGTATTTATGAGTCGCTGAATACCGTTACGCTTCAGGACGTCCGTGAGGGTATTAAAAAATCTCATCTGCTTTACGATCGTAAGGGGGACCAGCATTACGATATTATATCCGCACTACACAAATCCATTCGTGGCTCGGATGATAACGCCGCCCTGTACTGGGCGACGCGCATGATTGCATCCGGCGAAGATCCGCGCTACATTTGCCGCCGTATGATACGCATGGCGAGCGAGGATATTGGTCTAGCGGACACTAACGCGCTACAGGTAGCGACCGCAACACTGGCCGCCGTACAATCGGTAGGTATGCCGGAAGCGGACTGTATTATCGCGCACTGCGCCGTCTATCTGGCGCGTGCACCCAAGAGCCGCGAAGTGTACGAAGCGTACAAACGTTGCCGTGCTTCGATCGATGAGTGGAAGGGTCCGATGCCAGGAGTGCCGCTGCATCTGCGTAATGCCCCGACGAAACTGATGCGCAATCTGCAGTACGGCGTTGGGTACAATATGCTGCACAAGGATCAGTCGGGATTGACTTACATGCCGGAAGGAATGGAAGATGAACATTATTTTTCGGATTAG
- the LOC128298650 gene encoding uncharacterized protein LOC128298650, protein MDGYPITSEDPDVRQQFAENIFQILRPLTASEMPRTNRAEDDASSECSALSDPFSDLDESYILMDLRKKKPGVDESDELLLMNQFTPEFRSAYDELKGAGRLRKPDQAQAEPVSSDSCAGCPDLQMATDFSPKFRSFIDEMLHKCDLQHHQEEKKRREQQQLLQQRKKGRVRAIVSEESFCGLETDSMSGMWRMLDAMSENERELFPTSGPHYDLYYDRRFDWMTRDEIPWEQIETSKKKCEQWLKIPGQTELTDSTRPAKQNV, encoded by the exons ATGGACGGGTATCCGATCACGAGCGAAGATCCGGATGTGCGGCAACAGTTTGCGGAAAACATCTTCCAAATATTACGTCCACTGACCGCGTCGGAGATGCCACGTACCAACCGGGCCGAGGATGATGCATCATCCGAGTGCAGTGCCCTTTCCGACCCGTTCTCTGATCTGGATGAATCGTACATACTGATGGACCTGAGGAAAAAG AAACCTGGAGTGGACGAGAGCGATGAGTTGCTGCTGATGAATCAATTTACACCCGAGTTCCGGAGTGCCTACGACGAGCTGAAGGGTGCGGGCCGCCTCCGGAAGCCGGATCAAGCGCAAGCGGAACCGGTATCGAGCGATTCCTGTGCCGGTTGCCCGGATTTGCAAATGGCCACTGATTTCAGTCCCAAGTTCCGGTCGTTTATCGATGAGATGCTGCACAAGTGTGACCTACAGCATCATCAGGAGGAGAAGAAGCGCCGGGAGCAGCAACAGTTGCTTCAGCAGCGCAAGAAAGGTCGTGTTCGGGCGATCGTGTCGGAAGAATCTTTCTGCGGGCTGGAAACGGATTCCATGTCCGGGATGTGGCGTATGCTGGACGCGATGTCGGAAAACGAACGGGAACTATTCCCAACATCCGGACCGCACTACGATCTGTACTACGATCGACGATTCGACTGGATGACACGGGACGAGATCCCGTGGGAGCAGATCGAAACATCGAAAAAGAAGTGCGAACAGTGGTTAAAAATTCCCGGCCAAACGGAATTGACGGATAGCACTAGAccggcaaaacaaaatgtttag